Within Mustela lutreola isolate mMusLut2 chromosome 10, mMusLut2.pri, whole genome shotgun sequence, the genomic segment CGACGGGGAGGGCCGGCCTCTAGGGCTAGGTCTAAGGGAGGAGGCCGCCAAGAGGAAGGAGCTGTTGGATGGGGCGGAGCAGTTTGCGGACCGATGGACGGGACAGACATACACGGCCAGCCCGGAGTGGAAAGAACAGTTTATGCTGTGCTTTATTAAAATGTgcatcattcttttattttaaaatgtgcatcaTTGTCTCGTGCTCGGCGCGCGCGACCTCAGCGTGGTGGCCCGCTGTGGGCCTCGTCCCCGCCCGGCTCCCGCGGAGCCGCCGTGCGCAGGCGCACTCAGGTGGCGCGGGCCCGGGGGCTCCCGCCCATGGCCAGGTAGACGTCGATGGGCACGTGCAGCAGCGTCAGGCAGTGGCAGCCCGGGCAGCGTCGAAGCGGCCTGAGGAAAGTGGGGCCCCGCCTCTGCTGTTGGGAACGCGCCTGGGGACTGCACCCGGGCCAACCCGCCCCCACGGGGGTTCCGCGGTGGCGGAGGGTGGGGGAGGCCCTGACGCCGGGACGGGGTTATGGGCAGGGAAAGCCTGGACGCAGGCGGTCCGGAGGCCCCGCACAGCGGGGACGGTCGGGGCGACGGGGAGGGCGCCGGCCTCACCTGACCGGGTTGTGCTCCGTGGCCACCGGCTCCGGGCTGTCCTGGGACTCGGGGGCGGCGGCAAGGCCAGGGGAGTCTCCGGCCTCAATGGGGAATCTTCGACCCTGCGGGGGCTCCTGGGCACTCATGTCCAGGCCCCGGGGCGCTCTGCGAGGGGAGTGGCAGTCAGGCCGCTCCTGGGCCGCCGGGCGCCCCCTGCCCGCGCCCGCCCCCTGGGCCGTTGCTCACCTGCCGGAGGCCGAGGCCGGTCCCAGGCTGGAAGCAGCTGCCGGACCCCTGGCCGCGGGAGGACGCTCCGGTCCAGGCGGAGCCCGGCAGGTGTCTGCGGCGCGCCGCGCCCCGGGCATCGAGGGGGCGGGCTGCATTGTGACCCGGGCCGCGGCGCGCTGACCTCACAGAGCCCGTTCCTCTCGCGGGGAaccaccctccctcccacccccatcgaCTCGGGAGGCCCGGCACTCAGTGCGGCCGCGAGCCGGGGCTGGAGGGCTCCGGCCATGGCGCCTCGGCACTGGGTCGGGCCGACCCCCGGCAGCCCGATGGGGGCGCAGGAGGCGGCTGCAAGCAGCCGCGAGGTGGCGTCCACGAAAAGGAGCAGCTCATCCCGGGCAGCGCGCAGACGCCCCCGAGCGCCCCGGGGCGGGATGCGACTCCCTGCCCGCCTGGGGGACGGGGGCACAGGCGCGGCGAGGACTTAACCCGTGGTGggtttggtggtggtgatggtgagggCAGGTAAGGGCACTGACAATTTTGGCCAAGGGTCACACAGCATTTACATCACAATTGGGCCGGAGTTTTAAAATGTctggccctctccctccccaccacccgtGGCTGCTGTGTTCAGACGGAGAATGTTCTAGCGCTGGGGGCGGCTGCGCATGAAGTCCTTGGGGGGAAAAGGAGCAGGCCAAGGGCGATGGTGGAGTAGAGCTGCCTCACCGAGGCAGCATGAGCTGAGAGGGtgataggaaggaaggaggcgCTAGACAGCATGGAGGACTTTCTGCTCTCCAGTGGGTACCAGCTGGGCAAGACCATTGGGGAAGGGACCTACTCAAAAGTCAAAGAAGCATTTTCcaaaaaacaccaaagaaaaGTGGCAATTAAAATTATAGACAAGATGGGAGGGCCAGAAGGTGAGCTGGGGCCCCtttggaggaagggagggctggTTGAGGTGGGTGGGCACTTCCTCCAGTTGGGAAGGATCGTCCCCTCCTCCCGTTTGGTCTGGAaccaaggagtgcaggggagTTTGTGGCTCCGGGGAagaggagtggggaagagggggaTGCTGGCAGTCCAGGAACGTTGCACCTCTAAACCCCAAGATTAAAGTGGCGGGAGGTAAAGGGTTCTCAGAGGCACAACCCCAACTTGCTGGGCCTTCCCTGTTCCCTCTGTCCGCcacagagatgggca encodes:
- the FAM229A gene encoding protein FAM229A encodes the protein MQPAPSMPGARRAADTCRAPPGPERPPAARGPAAASSLGPASASGRAPRGLDMSAQEPPQGRRFPIEAGDSPGLAAAPESQDSPEPVATEHNPVRPLRRCPGCHCLTLLHVPIDVYLAMGGSPRARAT